In Sphaeramia orbicularis chromosome 10, fSphaOr1.1, whole genome shotgun sequence, the following proteins share a genomic window:
- the LOC115427419 gene encoding uncharacterized protein LOC115427419 isoform X2 encodes MESSISKLLREATNKLDELETSSPQQSAVPAASPRDPVDAEVTRLFLPYQSTSRSLTPRHRPIPRNFEARGTVAPSYSHTFCCLSKKSTTMAPNRYQKLELANAGLGERRITFQGKESCPQYFKQCLFVTFPKLSEAGGFELLRIRGSTRSRELSLISCPNTGYSVKYLKSPQAMIGHAVIYIRPLQRSLNMDQEDSESSDTTGPLIACLSCGVEFQFDAIKAHSETCNSTAENVAAVVQAGPSSVCEAITVPLPSSPGSSLPLIQSVDLTDSGEGCSYAEAGNYWRTVNDPLEAIKLFRQSVMKNSGEELHFRMDLRDSNEAREQTIISFYKRQRVDWTAPLTCTLEGDAAIGDGVKRHCLSTVMSKLQFGFEWKIGAGKTLLFEGEKDHLVPAASQVFVDSDLFVVAGRMIGHSFLHNGPCLTGLSQAVIHVLGGGMPEMASIDIKDCCDTDVREAVELGPLT; translated from the exons ATGGAGTCGTCTATATCGAAGCTGCTGAGAGAAGCGACTAACAAGCTGGACGAGCTAGAGACATCATCGCCACAACAGTCAGCTGTACCAGCTGCGTCTCCAAGAGATCCCGTTGATG CTGAGGTGACAAGACTATTCCTGCCATATCAGAGCACATCAAGGTCTCTGACCCCGCGTCACAGGCCAATACCTCGTAACTTTGAGGCCAGAGGAACTGTTGCTCCGTCATACTCACACACCTTCTGCTGTTTAAGCAAAAAATCTACAACCATGGCCCCAAATCGCTACCAGAAGCTGGAGCTGGCGAATGCAGGTTTGGGTGAGAGAAGAATTACTTTTCAAG GCAAAGAGTCCTGCCCCCAATATTTTAAGCAATGTCTGTTTGTTACATTCCCGAAGCTGAGTGAAGCTGGGGGATTTGAGCTTCTTAGGATTCGAGGCTCAACACGAAGCCGGGAGTTGTCTTTAATTTCCTGCCCAAATACAGGGTACAGTGTGAAATATTTGAAATCACCACAGGCAATGATAGGGCATGCAGTAATTTACATTCGACCACTTCAGAGAAGCCTGAACATGGATCAA GAAGATAGCGAGTCCTCAGACACAACTGGACCTCTGATTGCATGTCTGTCTTGTGGGGTAGAGTTCCAGTTTGATGCAATTAAGGCTCACAGTGAGACGTGTAATAG CACGGCAGAAAATGTAGCAGCTGTGGTGCAGGCAGGGCCATCGTCCGTGTGTGAGGCCATAACAGTCCCACTGCCATCGAGCCCAGGGTCATCACTCCCTTTGATCCAGAGTGTAGATTTGACAGATTCAGGGGAAGGCTGTTCATACGCAGAGGCAGGCAACT attgGAGGACAGTTAATGATCCACTTGAGGCCATAAAGCTCTTCAGACAAAGTGTCATGAAGAATTCTGGTGAGGAGCTTCACTTCAGAATGGACCTCAGGGATTCTAATGAGGCCAGGGAACAGACCATTATCAGCttctacaaaagacaaagagtggaCTGGACGGCTCCCCTAACCTGTACTCTTGAAG GTGATGCAGCTATAGGGGATGGTGTGAAACGACATTGCCTTTCAACTGTAATGTCCAAATTACAGTTTGGATTTGAATGGAAAATTG GTGCTGGAAAGACCCTGTTGTTTGAGGGTGAAAAGGATCACCTTGTTCCTGCAGCATCTCAAGTCTTTGTGGATAGTGACCTTTTCGTGGTAGCTGGCCGAATGATTGGCCATTCCTTTCTTCACAATGGCCCTTGTTTAACTGGTCTAAGCCAAGCTGTTATTCATGTGTTGGGTGGTGGAATGCCTGAAATGGCCTCCATTGACATCAAAGACTGCTGCGATACAGATGTCAGGGAGGCAGTTGAACTG GGTCCACTGACCTGA
- the LOC115427419 gene encoding uncharacterized protein LOC115427419 isoform X3, producing MESSISKLLREATNKLDELETSSPQQSAVPAASPRDPVDAEVTRLFLPYQSTSRSLTPRHRPIPRNFEARGTVAPSYSHTFCCLSKKSTTMAPNRYQKLELANAGLGERRITFQGKESCPQYFKQCLFVTFPKLSEAGGFELLRIRGSTRSRELSLISCPNTGYSVKYLKSPQAMIGHAVIYIRPLQRSLNMDQEDSESSDTTGPLIACLSCGVEFQFDAIKAHSETCNRTVNDPLEAIKLFRQSVMKNSGEELHFRMDLRDSNEAREQTIISFYKRQRVDWTAPLTCTLEGDAAIGDGVKRHCLSTVMSKLQFGFEWKIGAGKTLLFEGEKDHLVPAASQVFVDSDLFVVAGRMIGHSFLHNGPCLTGLSQAVIHVLGGGMPEMASIDIKDCCDTDVREAVELVQTLF from the exons ATGGAGTCGTCTATATCGAAGCTGCTGAGAGAAGCGACTAACAAGCTGGACGAGCTAGAGACATCATCGCCACAACAGTCAGCTGTACCAGCTGCGTCTCCAAGAGATCCCGTTGATG CTGAGGTGACAAGACTATTCCTGCCATATCAGAGCACATCAAGGTCTCTGACCCCGCGTCACAGGCCAATACCTCGTAACTTTGAGGCCAGAGGAACTGTTGCTCCGTCATACTCACACACCTTCTGCTGTTTAAGCAAAAAATCTACAACCATGGCCCCAAATCGCTACCAGAAGCTGGAGCTGGCGAATGCAGGTTTGGGTGAGAGAAGAATTACTTTTCAAG GCAAAGAGTCCTGCCCCCAATATTTTAAGCAATGTCTGTTTGTTACATTCCCGAAGCTGAGTGAAGCTGGGGGATTTGAGCTTCTTAGGATTCGAGGCTCAACACGAAGCCGGGAGTTGTCTTTAATTTCCTGCCCAAATACAGGGTACAGTGTGAAATATTTGAAATCACCACAGGCAATGATAGGGCATGCAGTAATTTACATTCGACCACTTCAGAGAAGCCTGAACATGGATCAA GAAGATAGCGAGTCCTCAGACACAACTGGACCTCTGATTGCATGTCTGTCTTGTGGGGTAGAGTTCCAGTTTGATGCAATTAAGGCTCACAGTGAGACGTGTAATAG GACAGTTAATGATCCACTTGAGGCCATAAAGCTCTTCAGACAAAGTGTCATGAAGAATTCTGGTGAGGAGCTTCACTTCAGAATGGACCTCAGGGATTCTAATGAGGCCAGGGAACAGACCATTATCAGCttctacaaaagacaaagagtggaCTGGACGGCTCCCCTAACCTGTACTCTTGAAG GTGATGCAGCTATAGGGGATGGTGTGAAACGACATTGCCTTTCAACTGTAATGTCCAAATTACAGTTTGGATTTGAATGGAAAATTG GTGCTGGAAAGACCCTGTTGTTTGAGGGTGAAAAGGATCACCTTGTTCCTGCAGCATCTCAAGTCTTTGTGGATAGTGACCTTTTCGTGGTAGCTGGCCGAATGATTGGCCATTCCTTTCTTCACAATGGCCCTTGTTTAACTGGTCTAAGCCAAGCTGTTATTCATGTGTTGGGTGGTGGAATGCCTGAAATGGCCTCCATTGACATCAAAGACTGCTGCGATACAGATGTCAGGGAGGCAGTTGAACTGGTACAGacattattttaa
- the LOC115427419 gene encoding uncharacterized protein LOC115427419 isoform X1: MESSISKLLREATNKLDELETSSPQQSAVPAASPRDPVDAEVTRLFLPYQSTSRSLTPRHRPIPRNFEARGTVAPSYSHTFCCLSKKSTTMAPNRYQKLELANAGLGERRITFQGKESCPQYFKQCLFVTFPKLSEAGGFELLRIRGSTRSRELSLISCPNTGYSVKYLKSPQAMIGHAVIYIRPLQRSLNMDQEDSESSDTTGPLIACLSCGVEFQFDAIKAHSETCNSTAENVAAVVQAGPSSVCEAITVPLPSSPGSSLPLIQSVDLTDSGEGCSYAEAGNYWRTVNDPLEAIKLFRQSVMKNSGEELHFRMDLRDSNEAREQTIISFYKRQRVDWTAPLTCTLEGDAAIGDGVKRHCLSTVMSKLQFGFEWKIGAGKTLLFEGEKDHLVPAASQVFVDSDLFVVAGRMIGHSFLHNGPCLTGLSQAVIHVLGGGMPEMASIDIKDCCDTDVREAVELVQTLF; encoded by the exons ATGGAGTCGTCTATATCGAAGCTGCTGAGAGAAGCGACTAACAAGCTGGACGAGCTAGAGACATCATCGCCACAACAGTCAGCTGTACCAGCTGCGTCTCCAAGAGATCCCGTTGATG CTGAGGTGACAAGACTATTCCTGCCATATCAGAGCACATCAAGGTCTCTGACCCCGCGTCACAGGCCAATACCTCGTAACTTTGAGGCCAGAGGAACTGTTGCTCCGTCATACTCACACACCTTCTGCTGTTTAAGCAAAAAATCTACAACCATGGCCCCAAATCGCTACCAGAAGCTGGAGCTGGCGAATGCAGGTTTGGGTGAGAGAAGAATTACTTTTCAAG GCAAAGAGTCCTGCCCCCAATATTTTAAGCAATGTCTGTTTGTTACATTCCCGAAGCTGAGTGAAGCTGGGGGATTTGAGCTTCTTAGGATTCGAGGCTCAACACGAAGCCGGGAGTTGTCTTTAATTTCCTGCCCAAATACAGGGTACAGTGTGAAATATTTGAAATCACCACAGGCAATGATAGGGCATGCAGTAATTTACATTCGACCACTTCAGAGAAGCCTGAACATGGATCAA GAAGATAGCGAGTCCTCAGACACAACTGGACCTCTGATTGCATGTCTGTCTTGTGGGGTAGAGTTCCAGTTTGATGCAATTAAGGCTCACAGTGAGACGTGTAATAG CACGGCAGAAAATGTAGCAGCTGTGGTGCAGGCAGGGCCATCGTCCGTGTGTGAGGCCATAACAGTCCCACTGCCATCGAGCCCAGGGTCATCACTCCCTTTGATCCAGAGTGTAGATTTGACAGATTCAGGGGAAGGCTGTTCATACGCAGAGGCAGGCAACT attgGAGGACAGTTAATGATCCACTTGAGGCCATAAAGCTCTTCAGACAAAGTGTCATGAAGAATTCTGGTGAGGAGCTTCACTTCAGAATGGACCTCAGGGATTCTAATGAGGCCAGGGAACAGACCATTATCAGCttctacaaaagacaaagagtggaCTGGACGGCTCCCCTAACCTGTACTCTTGAAG GTGATGCAGCTATAGGGGATGGTGTGAAACGACATTGCCTTTCAACTGTAATGTCCAAATTACAGTTTGGATTTGAATGGAAAATTG GTGCTGGAAAGACCCTGTTGTTTGAGGGTGAAAAGGATCACCTTGTTCCTGCAGCATCTCAAGTCTTTGTGGATAGTGACCTTTTCGTGGTAGCTGGCCGAATGATTGGCCATTCCTTTCTTCACAATGGCCCTTGTTTAACTGGTCTAAGCCAAGCTGTTATTCATGTGTTGGGTGGTGGAATGCCTGAAATGGCCTCCATTGACATCAAAGACTGCTGCGATACAGATGTCAGGGAGGCAGTTGAACTGGTACAGacattattttaa